The Tenrec ecaudatus isolate mTenEca1 chromosome 6, mTenEca1.hap1, whole genome shotgun sequence genome has a window encoding:
- the LOC142451132 gene encoding small ubiquitin-related modifier 1-like — translation MSDQEAKPSTDDLGDKKEGEYLKLKVIGQGVPMNSLRFLFEGQRIADNHTPKELGMEEEDVIEVYQEQTGGHSTV, via the coding sequence ATGTCTGACCAGGAGGCAAAACCTTCAACTGACGACTTGGGGGATAAGAAAGAAGGCGAATACCTCAAACTCAAAGTCATTGGACAGGGAGTTCCAATGAATTCACTCAGGTTTCTCTTTGAAGGTCAGAGAATTGCTGATAATCACACACCAAAAGAATTGGGAATGGAGGAAGAAGATGTGATTGAAGTTTATCAGGAACAAACAGGGGGTCATTCAACAGTTTAG